ATTTTTCCCCTTCTCTGCCTTATCATAACTTTGCCGACTTCTTGGCATGTTAAAAACACCCCATTAACGTTAACGTCCATGACTTTTTTCCAATCCTCAAATGGATAATCTTCAGCTGGTTTTGGAATATTCATTCCAGCATAGGTTACCAGTATATCTATTCTTCCGAAATTGTCCACCACTTGTTTGACCATATTTTTAACTTCCTCAGGCTTTGTTACATCACAACTGATTGCCATGGATTTTCGTCCGAGTTTCTCGATTTCACTCTTAACTTTTTCAAGTTTTGTAAGATCCCTAGCCACTACCACCACATTTGCGCCAAAATCTGCGAGACCTAAGGCCGTTGGCCTCCCTAAACCCCCGCTTCCACCCGTAACTATGGCAACTTTATCTTTCAAGTCAAAGAGCTTTTGGAAACCCATTGAACCGCTCTTTATGCGCTCTTCCAATACACGTTCATATTCTTCAGATGACGTGAATGAAGCATTCATTTTTTGCCACCGCTTTTCGGATAGCTGCAAATAACCAGCATGCTCGCAGGCATATTTGTCTTGTTAATTAAGTAACGCTTCTCACCCGGTGGTATGTAGAGAGAGTCAAAAGGCTCTAGCACTATTTCTTTACCATCTTCAGTTGTTATAGTAACCTTCCCAGAAAGCATCACGTAAACTTTTTCGAAATCGCTTGCGGACATTTCTGCTCCCCCGCCTGGAAGGAAGTGTGAGAGACCAACCCAGAAGTTCTCTACACCCGTGGTTTCTTTATGTTGAAGTCGCAGGGCAACCATGTTAAAGTGACCTGCTGCTGCATATGGTTTAGCCTCTTCCAATTTTACCTTCTTCATATCGACACCTTTCTGAATTATCCGCTATGTTCTGCTTTTAAAACTTTTCATTAATATTTCTTAGGCTCCTTGGGTAATCCAAGCATTTCTCTTGCTTGCGCTGGCGTCGCTATTGGACGGTCCAATTCCTTGGCAATTCTAACAATCCTTTCAACAAGTTGCGCGTTACTTTTAGCTAATTCTCCTTTCCGGTAAAATATATTATCTTCGAGACCTACTCTTACGTGAAGCCCCATAGCAATAGCTATTGTCGCAAGAGGAAGTTGAAAAGCACCGATACCTATTACGCTGACCACCGAGTTTGGAGGAACATGATACAACATTGACATCAAATTCTGAGGTGTCGGCAACACCGCACTCGGAGCACCCATAACAAACTGGAAGAGGAAAGGTGGACGGATGAGATTCTTTTCCAATAGATTATAAACCAATTGGAATTGTCCTTGATGATAAACCTCTAGTTCAGGTTTAATATTCTTCTCCAACATTCTTTGCGCATATAGTTCAGTTTCCCTCCAAGAGAAAGTTGGCGGCCAAACACTATCCATCATTATGTCCTCAGGTCTTCCAGAAAGCGGGGGCTCTCTCTTCTTCAAAAGCATCTTCCAAGCGAGAGGACCCATATTAAGACTAGCAATCTCCGGGTCGGCCTCAAGGGACCTCATCCTCTCTTCGGTGGTTAATTGCCCAAGTCCCCCTCCCGTTGTATTGTTAATTATTATGTCAGGACATAATTCTCTAATCTTCTTGTTTATTTTACGGTAATCTTCTGGATCAATGGAGGGACTAGCATAACCTTTTTTGGGATCCCTCGCGTGAATGTGAACGATAGACGCTCCGGCTTTATACGCTTCATAGGCTTGCTGAGCTTGCTCCTCCGGAGTTTCAGGCAAATTTGGGTTAACCTCTTTTCCATGAACACCGCCTGTTAAGGCTACAGATATTATTAGTGGAGGTAATTCCCCTGCTCGAACTAATCTTAAATACTCTCGAGGGTCGTTATAATTCCAAGCCATATGCTTAACACCTACCCAATCTTGTAAACAAAAAGGCTTAAAAACGTTTATTTTAGAGCGATGCATTTCATCGGAAGATCTTTCAGAAAAATTTGGAGTAAGGAATTATAAAAAATGTTTTAAAAGATTATCACCGTTTCCAATTAATTATTGTTGTTCTCTAAATTGTTGTTCTCTAAACTTAAGTAATCCTCTGCTTTTTAGTTGCTCTATGAGCCATTCGTTTCTCCGTTTCACCACTTCCTCTATCGACCTGCTTGTATAATCGTAGAAGCCTTTTCCTGTTTTGATTCCGAGCTCGTTCGTTTCCACTTTATGTTTAAGAAGGTTTGGAGGTTTAAACTTGTCTCCTAGAGTGTTGTAAAGATACGTGTACGCATAAAGGAAGGTATCCATGCCTCCAAGATCCACTATCTCCAACGGACCAAGAATTGGAAGCCTCAACCCAAGGGTCATCTTTACAGCAGTATCTATATCCTCGGCGGATGCAAGTCCTTGCTCCAACATTGAGATAGCTTCTATAACAAGGGCTGCTTGAAGTCTTACGCCTAAAAATCCAGGAGAATCTTTACATACAACTGGCACTTTGCCTAGCTTTGTAATTAGATCTCTTGTAATCTCAATGGTTTCTTGCGAAGTTCGTTCTCCTTTAACTATTTCAACTAATGGCATAAGGTGTGGGGGGTTCCACCAGTGGGTTCCGATAACTTTGTCAGGTCTGCTAGTTACGGAAGCCAGTTCCGTTATACTGAAGGACGATGTATTTGAAGCGAGGATTGTGTGTTTAGGACACGTATCGTCTAATTCTTTAAAGATGCTCTTTTTCAAATCCATATTTTCAACAACAGCTTCTATGACAAAATCGGCATCTTTAGCAGCTTCAGAGATTGTTTCTTTGAATTCTATTCTGGAAAGGGCCTTTTCCACCTCTTTCTGTGTAATTATTCCATTCCTCACTAAAAACTCCAAACCGGATTTTATTTGGTCGTATGTCTCCTTAAAAAGCTCTCGGCGTCTCCGAGTAATTGTTGTCTGATAACCGGTCAATGCACATGTTTGAGCGATACCATGCCCCATGATCCCCGCACCAATGACCGCAATCTTTCGAATTTCCGAATCTTTCCCAAACATGGAGATTCCCCCTTTTTTACCCTACTTTCTTAATAAATAGTTTTTCTATTCTGAGAATGATTTCTAACATTCATTTATTTTTAATTCACATTAGGACTATACGTTTTTGTAAAATTATCTTTTCTTCACAGACTTCCGCTGTGTAGGGGAATCTTAAAAGATGTTAGAGCGGTGGCTTTAGCTTCAACCTAAGTTTTCTTGAAATAACTCCCCATATTCCCTCCGGAAGCATCAGCAAGATTGCTAAGACAATGATCCCTTCTAACAGAAGGCTGAGACCGATATACTGGGAGAGTAAATATCCAAGCGTCACGAATATAACACTGCCTATAATGGGACCAAATATCGTACCAACTCCACCAATAACAGCAACAAAAAGGAAATTTACAGTCCAAGAAATACTAAAGGCGGACGTGGGATGTAAATATGTGTGGTGGATAGCGTTAACTGCCCCCACAAGAGTTGTTACAAATGACGCTAAAACAAAACACAGCGCCTTACACCTGAAAGTGTTAACTCCTAAACCTAAAGCAGCATCTTCATCTTCGCCTATGCTTCTTAAACCGAACCCTAGTTTAGAATGGTAAAGGAAATATACAAGGAAAATCGAGAATATTCCCAGAACTAAGGCAGGATAGTACAGGATAACTGTTGAAACATAATAGGCTTCTCTAAAAACTAATCCTTTACCAGCACCAACGAATTCCCAGCCGTTAAAGAAGAGTCTAATAACCTCAGCAGCAAGGAAGGTGCCTATTGCAAAGTAAACGCCACGCAATCTCAGAAGCGGAAAAGATAACGCTGCCGCCAGCAGGCTTCCAATTAAACTAGCGATTATTACACTTGTCCACATCGGCACTCCATAATACATGACGAGAACAGCTGTTGTGTAGCCTCCAACACCCATAAAAATCTGTTGACCGAGAGATACTATCCCCGCATGTTTAGCCATAAAACCCCAAACTTCAGCAGCTGCCAAATACAGCAATATCAGTATTAAAGCGTCTCTTAAAAATCCACCAACCCAAAGAGGCAGCGATGCCATTAAAGCAAGTATGACAATTATGTAGATATGCTGTTTTCTAAATTGAATCATCTTATAGTTTCCCTCCAAAAATTCCCTGAGGCCTCAGGTAAAGAATTGCCAAGATTACAAGGTAACAGAACATCAACTGGAAGCGGGATCCAAACAAGTAGCCTCCAAAAACTAATGCTTCACCCATGATAAAACCGCCAACAAGAGAGCCTTTAAGGCTTCCTAAACCTCCCATAACAACAACTCCAAAAGACAACAACACGTATGTAGGGCCCGTGTCTGGATAGAAAGTGAAGGTCATACCTAAAAGCACACCAGCAATCCCAACAACCAGTAAGGCTAATCCAGCGGCATAATTGTAAACAACTTCAGATTTTATTCCAAGCATCTTAGCAGCTTCTGGATCAAATGGCACAGCCCGCATAGCTTTGCCTAGATAAGTTTTCTTGAAAAACAAGAAAACAGCAATGAACACTATTAAAGCTGAAACGAAACCTAAGAGATAACGTGGAGAGGGGCTCAAGCCCAATACATCAATGTTGATAAGCATGTAGCTTGGAATTATGCTTCGGGCATCTGCAGTGAACACTAAAAGCAGAATATTTTGTATTACAATGCTTAAGGCAAAGGTTACCAAGACTGGTTGATTCCCACCCATCGGAAGCACCCTATTTATCGTAAACTTTTGGAACAAATATCCCACAGCAAACATTATCGGTGCAACAATCAATATGCTTAGAAGCGGATCCATTCCCAGAAAGTCCATTATAGTAAATGACAAATACGCGGCTAAAATTGCAAAGTCACCGTGTGCTATATTTATAACTCTCATTATTCCAGCAAGCACAGATAAACCAAAAGCTGCCAGAGCAAAAAGTCCTCCAAGCAGAAAACCGTTGAATAGCAAGTTTATAATGTTTAAAATGTTTACATCCATTTTATTCCTCACCCAGATAGGCTTTTTTGACACGTTCGTCTTTAAGGAGTGTTTGGGATGGACCATCAATCACTATTCTGCCATTCTCAAGAACAAAACCTCTGTCTGAGTTTGCAAGCGCACGGTCTGCATATTGTTCGACGAGAAGAATAGTGACGCCTTCATCGCGTATTTTATTTATAATATCATATATTTTTATCACTATTTTCGGAGCAAGCCCTAACGAAGGTTCATCCAATATCAGAAGCTTAGGCTTAGACATTAAACCCCGTGCTATGGCAAGCATTTGTTGCTCCCCGCCACTCATGCATCCGGCGATCTGAGATTGCCTTTCCTTAAGTATAGGAAAAAGGTTGAAAACCCATTCAAGAGCGTCCTTTAATTCCTTTCTTGTTTCTGAAGCATATGCACCAAGCTCAAGGTTTTCTCTCACTGTCATGTGGCCAAAAATCCTCCTACCTTCTGGTACGATGGTTATCCCCTGCCTTATGATTTCCGGTATGGAAATTTTGTCTATTCGCTTTCCAAGGAAAGTTATTGATCCGCTTTTTGGGCTTAATACCCCAATAATAGTTTTACAAAGAGTTGTCTTACCAGACCCATTAGAACCAATTAATGTCGCAATCTCTCCCTTATTAACATTGAGGGACACATTCCAGAGGACTTGCAATTCACCATAGAAAACGTTTATGTTACGTACTTCAAGCATATGCATCGCCTTAGATTACCCATTTTTCCCCAAGATATGCCTCTATTACCCTTTGGTTACTTGTGACTTCCTCAAAGGAGCCTTCAGCAATTTTCTCTCCATAGTTTAAAACTATCACGCGTTCCACAATGCCTCGCAAAGCCTTCATGATATGTTCAACCCAAAATACGGTAACACCGAAATCATCTCTGATCCGTTTAATTAAGTCTTTGGCATCATTGATCTCTTTTGGGTTTAACCCGCTTAATGGTTCATCAAGCAACAGGATTTTAGGTTTTGTAGCAAGAGCTCGCGCTATCTCCAGAAATTTACGTTCACAAATGTTAAGGTTACGTGCAGGTACATCTTTCTTATGATCCAGTCCAACAAACCTTAAATACTCGAGACTTTCACTGCGACTTTTACTTAATCCATTTCCAGCCCCATATAACGCGCCGACCATCACATTTTCGAGAACGCTCATGTTTAGAAATGGTCTCACAAGTTGATAAGTCCTCGCGATACCCATTCGACAAATTTTATGCGACGGGAGGCCAGTAATATCCTCACCCATAAACTTTATTTTGCCTGAATCCGGTTTATAAACGCCTGAAATGAGATTAAATAGGGTTGTTTTTCCAGAACCGTTAGGTCCAATTAAGCCGACAACTTCCTTTTCATTGACCTTAAAACTTACGTCTTTAATGGCCTCCAAAGCTCCGAAACGCTTTATCAGACCAGTCCCTTCAAGCATGTTACAGGCACTCTGACAATGCTGTTGAACAATCTTTGACAGATAAACCTTTATTAAATATTAAAACTTTACTTTAATCAATAAGTTAAAAACAATGAAGAAAAATAAAGGACCTAAAGTGAGTTGTGATCTTGACAACTTGAGGATGTCAGCTTGATAACAATCAAGATTCGAGCTCTTTTTCATCTAAAAGACATGCTTGGTGCAAGAGAGCTAACGCTAAAACTGAAGGAAGGTGCAACAATTAAAGATCTAATCCAAATTCTAATCGAGCGGTATGGAGATAAAGTTGAAAGCGTCTTAATAGGACCCAACGGGAAACTAAATCCAATAATAACAATTCTGGTTAATGGCCTACAAATAGACTTTTTCAATGGAATTAACACAACACTTGCAGATGGCGACACAGTTTCATTTATTCCTCCAGTAGGTGGAGGATAATAGTCAGTTTTGTTGCTAAAAACTTAAAAAGAACAAGCGTTTTAAGACTCTATGCGAGGGATTGAAGTTATGAAAAGGACAGCAGCTGCTATGACAAAAGTTCAAGCGACAATCGTCATCGTTGTAGTTGTGGTGGCTGCTGTTGTTATTGGGGCATACTACTTTTTGATGCAACCTTCCGGACCAGAATATATCAAAATTGGCTGGCCAGCACCTATTACAGGAGTGCTCGCTGGTTTTGCAGAAACCACACCTTGGGTCGTTCAGCAGGTTGAGGATTATGTTAATAAAGAGTTAGGCGGTGTGCACCTATCGGAGTATAACAGAAAAGTGTTCATAAAAGTGATTCTGAGAGATACCAAAAGCGACAGTGACCAAGCAGCAACCATAGCGGCCGAACTAATAACAAAAGAGAACATTGATATAATGTTGGCTTTGTACTCTCCAGCTATGACCAATCCTATAAGCGCACAATGTGAAAAATACGGAGTACCTTGCATAGTTTCTCAAACGATAATAATATCATGGTTGATGGGCGGACCCTACGAATGGTCATACTGTATAGGTCTGGCTGAACCAGACTATGCGGTGCTATTCTTTGACTTATTTGATTCAGCAGGAGAGCAAGTAAACAAAATTGTAGCCATGATCAATGCAGATGACCCTGATGGCAGAGGCTATTCAGAATCAATAAATAGGGTTGCAGCCGCACGCGGGTACACAATTGTGGACGCAGGACTGGTGCCATATGGTACATCTGATTATTCGTCATATATTTATACATGGAAGAGCGCTAACGCACAAATTCTAACGGGTAACATGCGCTCTGTGGAGTTCGCGGCTCTCTGGAGACAATGTAACGAGTTGGGCTATAAGCCAAAAATCGTCGCGATGTCGAGGGCTTTACTATTTCCGTCATGGGTTGAGGCAATCGGCGGCGATCTTCCTAATGGACTAATAGGGTACACATGGTGGTCAGGATATCATCCTTACAGATCATCTATTACAGGTCAGACCACAAGCCAGTTGATCGAGGCTTGGGAATCTTACAGTAAAAAACAGTGGACACCAGTTTTAGGGCTTACTCACTGCGTGCTTGAAGTGGCGATAGACGCTGTTAAGAGGGCTGGAAGCCTTGACAAAACAAGAATAAAAGAAGCCTTGGCTAACATAAACTTGAATACAATCGCTGGACCTATCAATTTCAAGGCTCCGTTAACACCTCAACAACAAGCACGTTACCAGGCGGTCTCAAGTCTTATACAATATAAAGACCATTATGTGGTTGTGAAACCGGTGGCTATCCAGTGGGTAAAAGGGACAAAGTGGCCTTGGGAAATGCAAATAATTTACAACTGGGAGAGCCCAGAAATACCTGAAACTGCAGAAATGTTTCTCTTAAGCTAAAACTAAATTTCCCTTATCTTTTTCTAACATTCCCGAAGTGCTTTAATGTAGTTTCTTGAAGTGGTAACCCAGCCGAAAAGTTGTTTAATATTCCATAGAGTTGCTCTCCTTGTATATTTTGGCCCTGTGGCTGCACAGCAATCAGATATTAGAACGGGCCAAAAATCCTTTGAAAATGCGTCGCGAATTGTGGATTCAACGCAAATGTTTAAAGCAATTCCAGTGAAAAACAGATATTTTACACCTAAACTTTTTAGTATGTCCTCTAATTCTGTGTTAGTAAAGCCACTGTACCTTTGTTTATCGATAATAAAATCCCCCGCCAAGGGTTTAATTTCATCAATGATTTCAGCACCCCATGTTCCTTTGATTAACAGTTTATCCTTGAGTTCCGGACTTTTACGCATTAACAGTAGGCTGTATTCTTTCCAATAATTGGGGGAGTTTTGACTTCCAGCGTCAGATAGATCTGGCGAGTATACATGCCTCACATATATTATCTTTAAACCCAGCTTCCTTGAAATATCTAAAACGTCCTTGGTGGGTTTGATTACGCGTCTAAATTTTGACAAGTCAAAGCCAATTATGTCAAACATTCCGCCAGGACTTACAAATGCGTTTTGCATATCTACTACGATAACTGCGGACTCTGTAAGCTTTACTGACAGGTTCTGGATCAGCTAATATTGTTATAGCTTCTCTTTCCATATCAAACCCTAGTGTCTTGATATTCGTTATTATA
The sequence above is drawn from the Candidatus Bathyarchaeota archaeon genome and encodes:
- a CDS encoding glucose 1-dehydrogenase is translated as MGFQKLFDLKDKVAIVTGGSGGLGRPTALGLADFGANVVVVARDLTKLEKVKSEIEKLGRKSMAISCDVTKPEEVKNMVKQVVDNFGRIDILVTYAGMNIPKPAEDYPFEDWKKVMDVNVNGVFLTCQEVGKVMIRQRRGKIINISSVRGVFGMPRNYIAYCTSKAAVIMITRQLACEWAPFNIQVNCIAPTVVATPLTAHIMRDPELSKSMLSRIRMGRWAYPDDLIGAVVYFASDASNFVTGQVLFIDGGVTTWA
- a CDS encoding cupin domain-containing protein; this translates as MKKVKLEEAKPYAAAGHFNMVALRLQHKETTGVENFWVGLSHFLPGGGAEMSASDFEKVYVMLSGKVTITTEDGKEIVLEPFDSLYIPPGEKRYLINKTNMPASMLVICSYPKSGGKK
- a CDS encoding 3-keto-5-aminohexanoate cleavage protein, which encodes MAWNYNDPREYLRLVRAGELPPLIISVALTGGVHGKEVNPNLPETPEEQAQQAYEAYKAGASIVHIHARDPKKGYASPSIDPEDYRKINKKIRELCPDIIINNTTGGGLGQLTTEERMRSLEADPEIASLNMGPLAWKMLLKKREPPLSGRPEDIMMDSVWPPTFSWRETELYAQRMLEKNIKPELEVYHQGQFQLVYNLLEKNLIRPPFLFQFVMGAPSAVLPTPQNLMSMLYHVPPNSVVSVIGIGAFQLPLATIAIAMGLHVRVGLEDNIFYRKGELAKSNAQLVERIVRIAKELDRPIATPAQAREMLGLPKEPKKY
- a CDS encoding 3-hydroxyacyl-CoA dehydrogenase family protein, which translates into the protein MFGKDSEIRKIAVIGAGIMGHGIAQTCALTGYQTTITRRRRELFKETYDQIKSGLEFLVRNGIITQKEVEKALSRIEFKETISEAAKDADFVIEAVVENMDLKKSIFKELDDTCPKHTILASNTSSFSITELASVTSRPDKVIGTHWWNPPHLMPLVEIVKGERTSQETIEITRDLITKLGKVPVVCKDSPGFLGVRLQAALVIEAISMLEQGLASAEDIDTAVKMTLGLRLPILGPLEIVDLGGMDTFLYAYTYLYNTLGDKFKPPNLLKHKVETNELGIKTGKGFYDYTSRSIEEVVKRRNEWLIEQLKSRGLLKFREQQFREQQ
- a CDS encoding branched-chain amino acid ABC transporter permease, whose translation is MIQFRKQHIYIIVILALMASLPLWVGGFLRDALILILLYLAAAEVWGFMAKHAGIVSLGQQIFMGVGGYTTAVLVMYYGVPMWTSVIIASLIGSLLAAALSFPLLRLRGVYFAIGTFLAAEVIRLFFNGWEFVGAGKGLVFREAYYVSTVILYYPALVLGIFSIFLVYFLYHSKLGFGLRSIGEDEDAALGLGVNTFRCKALCFVLASFVTTLVGAVNAIHHTYLHPTSAFSISWTVNFLFVAVIGGVGTIFGPIIGSVIFVTLGYLLSQYIGLSLLLEGIIVLAILLMLPEGIWGVISRKLRLKLKPPL
- a CDS encoding branched-chain amino acid ABC transporter permease; the encoded protein is MDVNILNIINLLFNGFLLGGLFALAAFGLSVLAGIMRVINIAHGDFAILAAYLSFTIMDFLGMDPLLSILIVAPIMFAVGYLFQKFTINRVLPMGGNQPVLVTFALSIVIQNILLLVFTADARSIIPSYMLINIDVLGLSPSPRYLLGFVSALIVFIAVFLFFKKTYLGKAMRAVPFDPEAAKMLGIKSEVVYNYAAGLALLVVGIAGVLLGMTFTFYPDTGPTYVLLSFGVVVMGGLGSLKGSLVGGFIMGEALVFGGYLFGSRFQLMFCYLVILAILYLRPQGIFGGKL
- a CDS encoding ABC transporter ATP-binding protein, which gives rise to MLEVRNINVFYGELQVLWNVSLNVNKGEIATLIGSNGSGKTTLCKTIIGVLSPKSGSITFLGKRIDKISIPEIIRQGITIVPEGRRIFGHMTVRENLELGAYASETRKELKDALEWVFNLFPILKERQSQIAGCMSGGEQQMLAIARGLMSKPKLLILDEPSLGLAPKIVIKIYDIINKIRDEGVTILLVEQYADRALANSDRGFVLENGRIVIDGPSQTLLKDERVKKAYLGEE
- a CDS encoding ABC transporter ATP-binding protein codes for the protein MLEGTGLIKRFGALEAIKDVSFKVNEKEVVGLIGPNGSGKTTLFNLISGVYKPDSGKIKFMGEDITGLPSHKICRMGIARTYQLVRPFLNMSVLENVMVGALYGAGNGLSKSRSESLEYLRFVGLDHKKDVPARNLNICERKFLEIARALATKPKILLLDEPLSGLNPKEINDAKDLIKRIRDDFGVTVFWVEHIMKALRGIVERVIVLNYGEKIAEGSFEEVTSNQRVIEAYLGEKWVI
- a CDS encoding MoaD/ThiS family protein; the encoded protein is MITIKIRALFHLKDMLGARELTLKLKEGATIKDLIQILIERYGDKVESVLIGPNGKLNPIITILVNGLQIDFFNGINTTLADGDTVSFIPPVGGG
- a CDS encoding ABC transporter substrate-binding protein, whose amino-acid sequence is MKRTAAAMTKVQATIVIVVVVVAAVVIGAYYFLMQPSGPEYIKIGWPAPITGVLAGFAETTPWVVQQVEDYVNKELGGVHLSEYNRKVFIKVILRDTKSDSDQAATIAAELITKENIDIMLALYSPAMTNPISAQCEKYGVPCIVSQTIIISWLMGGPYEWSYCIGLAEPDYAVLFFDLFDSAGEQVNKIVAMINADDPDGRGYSESINRVAAARGYTIVDAGLVPYGTSDYSSYIYTWKSANAQILTGNMRSVEFAALWRQCNELGYKPKIVAMSRALLFPSWVEAIGGDLPNGLIGYTWWSGYHPYRSSITGQTTSQLIEAWESYSKKQWTPVLGLTHCVLEVAIDAVKRAGSLDKTRIKEALANINLNTIAGPINFKAPLTPQQQARYQAVSSLIQYKDHYVVVKPVAIQWVKGTKWPWEMQIIYNWESPEIPETAEMFLLS
- a CDS encoding isochorismatase family protein; amino-acid sequence: MQNAFVSPGGMFDIIGFDLSKFRRVIKPTKDVLDISRKLGLKIIYVRHVYSPDLSDAGSQNSPNYWKEYSLLLMRKSPELKDKLLIKGTWGAEIIDEIKPLAGDFIIDKQRYSGFTNTELEDILKSLGVKYLFFTGIALNICVESTIRDAFSKDFWPVLISDCCAATGPKYTRRATLWNIKQLFGWVTTSRNYIKALREC